From Lonchura striata isolate bLonStr1 chromosome 3, bLonStr1.mat, whole genome shotgun sequence, one genomic window encodes:
- the NUP43 gene encoding nucleoporin Nup43: MEDVSAKFVSQKISRTRWRPLPAAALQPPDLFATGSWDNEDNRISIWSAGDLGNAGLNGEYHGEPHLLCDIQHNGDVMDMQFLDQERIVVASSTGTVTVFRHHQNNQTLSADHRWEKAHYHVDQDTACGGAACTGVVCNNPEIVTVGEDGRINLFRADQKDAVRTIDNADSSTLHAVTFLRTTEILTVNSIGQLKIWDLRQQRNEPSQMFSLAGDRVPLHCVDRHPNQQHIVATGGQDGMLSIWDIRQGTMPVSLLNAHEAEMWEVHFHPSDPDHLFTCSEDGSLWHWDTSTNVSEKPSFLHQGGRSTAYLSHSTINQSVVSAWLSSDPTKDRMEITNLIPNQTLSVNSLDVLGPCLVYGTDAEAIYVNRHLFA, from the exons aTGGAGGACGTGAGCGCCAAGTTCGTGTCGCAGAAGATCAGCCGGACGCGCTGGCGGCCCCTGCCCGCCGCCGCGCTCCAGCCCCCCGACCTCTTCGCCACCGGCTCCTGGGACAACGAG GACAACAGGATCTCCATTTGGTCTGCTGGCGACCTTGGAAATGCGGGCCTCAACGGTGAATATCATGGAGAACCTCATTTGCTGTGTGACATCCAGCACAACGGCGATGTTATGGATATGCAG TTTTTGGATCAAGAGAGAATCGTGGTTGCCTCATCAACAGGAACTGTAACTGTATTCCGTCATCATCAAAATAACCAG ACATTATCTGCTGACCACCGGTGGGAGAAAGCCCATTATCATGTGGATCAAGACACAGCTTGTGGTGGAGCAGCCTGTACAGGAGTTGTCTGCAACAACCCAGAAATTGTCACTGTTGGAGAAGATGGTAGAATAAATCTCTTCAGGGCGGACCAAAAAGATGCAGTAAGAACTATAG ACAACGCAGACAGCAGTACACTCCATGCAGTGACTTTCCTTCGCACAACTGAGATCTTGACAGTAAACTCAATTGGACAGTTAAAAATATGGGACCTCAGACAGCAAAGAAATGAGCCATctcaaatgttttcttt gGCAGGTGACAGAGTTCCACTGCACTGTGTGGATAGGCATCCCAATCAACAGCATATTGTAGCCACAGGGGGCCAGGATGGAATGCTGAGTATATGGGATATCAGGCAGGGTACTATGCCAGTTTCCCTGCTAAATGCTCATGAAGCAGAAA TGTGGGAAGTTCACTTCCATCCCTCTGACCCTGATCATTTATTCACGTGTTCTGAAGATGGATCTCTTTGGCACTGGGATACTTCCACAAATGTATCTGAAAAACCATCTTTCCTTCATCAAG GAGGAAGAAGCACTGCCTATCTTTCCCACAGTACCATTAACCAGTCTGTAGTAAGTGCCTGGCTAAGCAGTGATCCGACCAAAGACCGCATGGAAATCACCAACCTGATTCCAAATCAGACTTTGTCTGTGAATAGTTTAGACGTTCTAGGACCATGCCTGGTATATGGTACTGACGCGGAGGCTATTTATGTGAACAGACACCTTTTTGCATGA